A genomic region of Ovis aries strain OAR_USU_Benz2616 breed Rambouillet chromosome 20, ARS-UI_Ramb_v3.0, whole genome shotgun sequence contains the following coding sequences:
- the ANKRD66 gene encoding ankyrin repeat domain-containing protein 66 isoform X1, producing MELTKLSDMTKLHQAVAAGDYNSVKKILKKGLCNPNYKDVDWNDRTPLHWAAIKGHMEVLQLLIEHGARPCLVTDVGWTPAHFAAESGHLNVLKALHALHAAIDAPDFFGDTPKRIAQIYGQKACVAFLEKAEPQCWEYRQAARRMGLQLDQRDEDWDAKKRELELSLPSWNKNTNQKKSKKTGGPSRLSNTKERRA from the exons ATGGAGTTGACCAAACTGTCCGACATGACAAAGCTCCACCAAGCTGTGGCTGCAGGGGACTACAATTCAGTGAAAAAGATTTTGAAGAAAGGTCTCTGTAACCCAAACTACAAGGACGTGGACTGGAATGACCGAACCCCACTTCACTGGGCTGCGATCAAGG GACACATGGAGGTGCTACAGCTCCTGATAGAACACGGAGCCCGGCCGTGCCTGGTAACTGATGTGGGCTGGACCCCCGCTCATTTTGCAGCTGAATCAGGCCATCTGAACGTGCTCAAAGCCCTCCATGCCTTGCATGCCGCCATCGACGCCCCCGACTTCTTTGGAGACACGCCAAAGAGGATCGCACAGATCTATGGGCAGAAAGCCTGTGTGGCGTTCCTGGAAAA GGCTGAACCTCAGTGCTGGGAATATCGCCAGGCCGCCAGGCGGATGGGGCTGCAACTCGATCAGCGAGATGAAGACTGGGATGCCAAGAAGAGGGAGCTGGAGCTGTCTCTTCCTTCCTGGAATAAAAACACTAATcagaaaaagagcaagaaaacCGGAGGCCCCAGCAGGCTCAGCAATACCAAGGAGAGGAGAGCATGA
- the ANKRD66 gene encoding ankyrin repeat domain-containing protein 66 isoform X2, producing the protein MELTKLSDMTKLHQAVAAGDYNSVKKILKKGLCNPNYKDVDWNDRTPLHWAAIKAESGHLNVLKALHALHAAIDAPDFFGDTPKRIAQIYGQKACVAFLEKAEPQCWEYRQAARRMGLQLDQRDEDWDAKKRELELSLPSWNKNTNQKKSKKTGGPSRLSNTKERRA; encoded by the exons ATGGAGTTGACCAAACTGTCCGACATGACAAAGCTCCACCAAGCTGTGGCTGCAGGGGACTACAATTCAGTGAAAAAGATTTTGAAGAAAGGTCTCTGTAACCCAAACTACAAGGACGTGGACTGGAATGACCGAACCCCACTTCACTGGGCTGCGATCAAGG CTGAATCAGGCCATCTGAACGTGCTCAAAGCCCTCCATGCCTTGCATGCCGCCATCGACGCCCCCGACTTCTTTGGAGACACGCCAAAGAGGATCGCACAGATCTATGGGCAGAAAGCCTGTGTGGCGTTCCTGGAAAA GGCTGAACCTCAGTGCTGGGAATATCGCCAGGCCGCCAGGCGGATGGGGCTGCAACTCGATCAGCGAGATGAAGACTGGGATGCCAAGAAGAGGGAGCTGGAGCTGTCTCTTCCTTCCTGGAATAAAAACACTAATcagaaaaagagcaagaaaacCGGAGGCCCCAGCAGGCTCAGCAATACCAAGGAGAGGAGAGCATGA